Proteins from one Muntiacus reevesi chromosome X, mMunRee1.1, whole genome shotgun sequence genomic window:
- the TAF1 gene encoding transcription initiation factor TFIID subunit 1 isoform X6, producing the protein MSDTDSDEDSAGGGPFSLTGFLFGNINGAGQLEGESVLDDECKKHLAGLGALGLGSLITELTANEELTGTDAALVNDEGWVRSTEDAVDYSDINEVAEDESRRYQQTMGSLQPLCHADYDEDDYDADCEDIDCKLMPPPPPPPGPMKKDKDQDAIAGVSEDGEGIILPSIIAPSSLASEKVDFSSSSDSESEMGPQEATQTESEDGKLTLPLAGIMQHDATKLLPSVTELFPEFRPGKVLRFLRLFGPGKNVPSVWRSARRKRKKKHRELIQEEQIQETECSVESEVNQKSLWNYDYAPPPPPEQCLSDDEITMMAPVESKFSQSSGDTDKVTDTKPRVAEWRYGPARLWYDMLGVPEDGSGFDYGFKLRKMEQEPVMKCRMMDVSNTEYGIPEESSGTDLLADENFLMVTQLHWEDDIIWDGEDVKHKGTKPQRASLAGWLPSSMTRNAMAYNVQQGFAATLDDDKPWYSIFPIDNEELVYGRWEDNIIWDAQAMPRFLEPPILTLDPNDENLILEIPDEKEEATSNSPSKESKKESSLKKSRILLGKTGVIKEEPQQNMSQPEVKDPWNLSNDEYYYPKQQGLRGTFGGNIIQHSIPAVELRQPFFPTHMGPIKLRQFHRPPLKKYSFGALSQPGPHSVQPLLKHIKKKAKMREQERQASGGGEMFFMRTPQDLTGKDGDLILAEYSEENGPLMMQVGMATKIKNYYKRKPGKDPGAPDCKYGETVYCHTSPFLGSLHPGQLLQAFENNLFRAPIYLHKMPETDFLIIRTRQGYYIRELVDIFVVGQQCPLFEVPGPNSKRANTHIRDFLQVFIYRLFWKSKDRPRRIRMEDIKKAFPSHSESSIRKRLKLCADFKRTGMDSNWWVLKSDFRLPTEEEIRAMVSPEQCCAYYSMIAAEQRLKDAGYGEKSFFAPEEENEEDFQMKIDDEVRTAPWNTTRAFIAAMKGKCLLEVTGVADPTGCGEGFSYVKIPNKPTQQKDDKEPQPVKKTVTGTDADLRRLSLKNAKQLLRKFGVPEEEIKKLSRWEVIDVVRTMSTEQARSGEGPMSKFARGSRFSVAEHQERYKEECQRIFDLQNKVLSSTEILSTDTDSSSAEDSDFEEMGKNIENMLQNKKTSSQLSREREEQERKELQRMLLAAGSAASGNNHRDDDTASVTSLNSSATGRCLKIYRTFRDEEGKEYVRCETVRKPAVIDAYVRIRTTKDEEFIRKFALFDEQHREEMRKERRRIQEQLRRLKRNQEKEKLKGPPEKKPKKMKERPDLKLKCGACGAIGHMRTNKFCPLYYQTNAPPSNPVAMTEEQEEELEKTVIHNDNEELIKVEGTKIVLGKQLIESADEVRRKSLVLKFPKQQLPPKKKRRVGTTVHCDYLNRPHKSIHRRRTDPMVTLSSILESIINDMRDLPNTYPFHTPVNAKVVKDYYKIITRPMDLQTLRENVRKRLYPSREEFREHLELIVKNSATYNGPKHSLTQISQSMLDLCDEKLKEKEDKLARLEKAINPLLDDDDQVAFSFILDNIVTQKMMAVPDSWPFHHPVNKKFVPDYYKVIVSPMDLETIRKNISKHKYQSRESFLDDVNLILANSVKYNAFVYVWLEWRCKPLA; encoded by the exons ATGTCAGACACGGATAGCGATGAAGATTCTGCTGGAGGCGGCCCATTTTCTTTAACTGGTTTCCTTTTCGGCAACATCAATGGAGCCGGGCAGCTTGAGGGAGAAAGCGTCTTGGACGAT GAGTGTAAGAAGCATTTGGCAGGCTTGGGGGCTTTGGGGCTGGGCAGCCTGATAACTGAACTTACAGCAAATGAAGAATTGACTGGTACTGATGCTGCCCTGGTAAATGATGAAG GATGGGTCAGAAGTACAGAAGATGCTGTAGACTATTCAGACATCAACGAGGTAGCAGAAGATGAAAGCCGAAGATATCAGCAGACAATGGGGAGCTTGCAGCCTCTTTGCCATGCAG ATTATGATGAGGATGACTATGATGCTGATTGTGAAGACATTGATTGCAAGTTGATgcctcctccacctccacctccaggaCCAATGAAAAAGGATAAGGACCAGGATGCAATTGCTGGTG TGtctgaagatggagaaggcaTCATCTTGCCCTCCATCATTGCCCCTTCCTCTTTGGCCTCAGAGAAAGTGGACTTCAGTAGTTCCTCTGACTCAGAATCTGAGATGGGACCTCAGGAAGCAACACAGACAGAATCTGAGGATGGAAAGCTGACCCTACCATTGGCTGGGATTATGCAGCACGATGCCACCAAGCTGTTGCCGAGTGTCACAGAACTTTTCCCAGAATTTCGTCCTGGGAAG GTGTTGCGCTTCCTACGTCTTTTTGGACCAGGAAAGAATGTCCCATCTGTTTGGCGCAGTGCtcgaagaaagaggaagaagaaacaccGTGAACTGATACAGGAAGAGCAGATCCAGGAGACGGAGTGCTCAGTAGAATCAGAAGTCAACCAGAAATCTTTGTGGAACTATGACTatgccccaccaccacctccagagCAGTGTCTCTCTGATGATGAA atcACAATGATGGCACCTGTGGAATCCAAGTTTTCCCAGTCAAGTGGAGATACAGATAAAGTGACAGACACCAAACCAAGAGTGGCTGAGTGGCGTTATGGGCCTGCTCGACTGTGGTATGATATGCTGGGTGTCCCTGAAGATGGCAGTGGGTTTGACTATGGCTTCAAGCTAAGAAAGATGGAACAGGAACCTGTGATGAAATGTAGAATGATGGACGTAAGCAACACG GAGTATGGGATACCTGAGGAAAGCAGTGGCACCGATCTTCTGGCCGATGAAAACTTCCTGATGGTGACACAACTGCATTGGGAGGATGATATCATATGGGATGGGGAGGATGTCAAACACAAAGGGACAAAACCACAGCGTGCtagcctggcaggctggcttCCTTCCAGCATGACTAGGAATGCCATGGCTTACAATGTTCAACAAG GTTTTGCAGCAACGCTGGATGATGACAAGCCTTGGTACTCCATTTTTCCCATTGACAATGAGGAGCTGGTATACGGACGCTGGGAGGACAATATCATTTGGGATGCTCAGGCCATGCCCCGGTTCTTGGAGCCTCCTATTTTGACACTTGATCCCAATGATGAGAACCTCATTTTGG AAATTCCGGATGAGAAGGAAGAGGCTACTTCGAACTCTCCCTCCAAGGAGAGTAAGAAGGAATCATCTCTGAAGAAGAGTCGAATTCTGTTAGGGAAAACAGGAGTCATCAAGGAGGAACCACAGCAG AACATGTCTCAACCAGAAGTGAAAGATCCATGGAATCTCTCCAACGATGAATATTACTACCCTAAGCAACAAGGTCTTCGAGGCACCTTTGGAGGAAATATTATTCAG CATTCAATTCCTGCTGTGGAATTACGGCAGCCCTTCTTTCCTACACACATGGGGCCCATCAAACTCCGGCAGTTCCATCGCCCACCTCTGAAGAAGTACTCTTTTGGGGCACTATCTCAGCCAGGTCCCCACTCAGTCCAGCCCTTGCTAAAGCACATCAAAAAGAAGGCAAAG ATGAGAGAACAAGAGAGGCAAGCTTCAGGTGGTGGAGAGATGTTTTTCATGCGCACACCTCAGGACCTCACAGGCAAAGATGGAGATCTTATTCTTGCAGAATATAGTGAGGAAAATGGACCGTTAATGATGCAAGTTGGCATGGCAACCAAGATAAAAAACTACTATAAGCGG AAACCCGGAAAAGATCCTGGAGCCCCAGATTGTAAATATGGAGAAACTGTTTACTGCCACACATCTCCTTTTCTAGGCTCACTCCATCCTGGACAGTTGCTGCAG gcATTTGAGAACAACCTTTTTCGTGCTCCAATTTATCTTCATAAGATGCCAGAAACTGACTTCCTTATCATTCGCACAAGACAAGGTTACTATATTCGGGAATTAGTGGATATTTTTGTGGTTGGCCAGCAGTGCCCTTTGTTTGAAGTTCCTGGGCCCAACTCCAAAAGGGCCAATACTCATATTCGAGACTTTCTTCAG GTTTTTATTTATCGCCTGTTCTGGAAGAGTAAAGATCGCCCACGGCGGATCCGAATGGAAGATATAAAAAAAGCCTTTCCTTCTCATTCAGAAAGCAGCATCCGGAAGAGGCTAAAGCTCTGCGCTGACTTCAAACGCACAG GCATGGATTCAAACTGGTGGGTGCTGAAGTCTGATTTTCGTTTACCAACTGAAGAGGAGATCAGGGCTATGGTGTCTCCAGAGCAGTGCTGTGCTTATTACAGCATGATAGCTGCAGAGCAGCGACTAAAG GATGCTGGCTATGGTGAGAAGTCCTTTTTTGCtccagaagaggaaaatgaggaaGATTTCCAGATGAAGATTGATGATGAG GTTCGCACTGCTCCTTGGAACACCACACGGGCTTTCATTGCTGCCATGAAGGGCAAGTGTCTCCTGGAGGTGACTGGGGTGGCAGATCCCACAGGATGTGGTGAAGGATTCTCCTATGTGAAGATTCCAAACAAACCAACACAGCAGAAG GATGATAAGGAGCCTCAGCCAGTGAAGAAGACAGTGACAGGAACAGATGCAGACCTCCGTCGCCTTTCACTGAAAAATGCCAAGCAACTTCTACGTAAATTTGGTGTGCCTGAGGAAGAG ATTAAGAAGTTGTCCCGCTGGGAAGTGATCGATGTAGTACGCACAATGTCAACAGAACAAGCCCGCTCTGGAGAGGGACCCATGAGTAAATTTGCCCGTGGATCAAGGTTTTCTGTGGCTGAGCATCAAGAGCGTTACAAAGAGGAATGTCAGCGCATCTTTGACCTGCAGAACAA ggTTTTATCATCAACCGAAATCTTATCAACTGACACAGACAGCAGCTCAGCTGAAGACAGTGACTTTgaggaaatgggaaaaaacatAGAGAACATGTTGCAGAATAAGAAAACCAGCTCTCAGCTGTCACGTGAACGGGAGGAGCAGGAACGGAAGGAACTACAGAGGATGCTATTGG CAGCAGGCTCAGCAGCATCAGGAAACAATCACAGAGATGATGACACTGCTTCTGTGACAAGCCTTAATTCTTCTGCCACTGGCCGTTGTCTCAAGATTTATCGCACGTTTCGAGATGAGGAGGGGAAAGAATATGTTCGCTGTGAGACGGTCCGAAAGCCAGCTGTCATTGATGCCTATGTGCGCATACGGACCACAAAAGACGAGGAATTCAT TCGAAAATTTGCCCTTTTTGATGAACAACATCGAGAAGAGATGCGAAAAGAACGGCGGAGGATTCAAGAGCAACTGAGGCGACTTAAGCGAAACCAGGAAAAGGAGAAGCTTAAGGGTCCTCCTGAGAagaagcccaaaaaaatgaaggagCGTCCTGACCTAAAA CTGAAATGTGGGGCTTGTGGTGCCATTGGGCACATGAGAACAAACAAATTCTGCCCTCTTTATTATCAAACAAATGCACCCCCTTCCAACCCTGTTGCCATgacagaggagcaggaggaggagttgGAAAAGACAGTCATTCATAATGATAATGAGGAACTTATCAAGGTTGAAGGGACCAAGATTGTCCTAGGGAAACAGCTAATTGAGAG TGCAGATGAGGTTCGCAGAAAATCTCTGGTTCTCAAGTTCCCTAAGCAGCAACTTCCTCCCAAGAAGAAACGGCGAGTTGGAACTACTGTTCACTGTGACTATTTGAAT AGACCTCATAAGTCCATTCACCGGCGCCGGACAGACCCCATGGTGACATTGTCATCCATTTTGGAGTCTATCATCAATGACATGAGAGATCTTCCGAAT ACATACCCTTTCCACACTCCAGTCAATGCAAAGGTCGTAAAGGACTACTACAAGATCATCACCCGGCCGATGGACTTACAGACACTCCGTGAAAATGTGCGTAAACGCCTCTACCCATCTCGGGAAGAGTTCAGGGAGCATTTGGAGCTAATTGTGAAAAATAGTGCAACCTACAATG GGCCAAAGCATTCACTGACCCAGATCTCTCAATCAATGCTAGATCTCTGTGATGAAAAACTTAAAGAG AAAGAAGATAAATTGGCTCGTTTAGAGAAAGCTATCAACCCCTTGCTGGATGATGATGACCAAGtggcattttcttttattctggacAACATTGTCACCCAGAAAATGATGGCAGTTCCAGAT TCTTGGCCGTTTCATCACCCAGTTAATAAGAAGTTTGTTCCAGATTATTACAAAGTAATTGTCAGTCCAATGGATTTAGAGACCATACGTAAA AATATCTCCAAGCACAAGTATCAGAGTCGAGAGAGCTTTCTAGACGATGTCAACCTTATTCTGGCCAACAGTGTTAAATACAATG